A single window of Alosa alosa isolate M-15738 ecotype Scorff River chromosome 11, AALO_Geno_1.1, whole genome shotgun sequence DNA harbors:
- the ano5a gene encoding anoctamin-5 isoform X2 produces the protein MNRIAGKPRDDTLIDVQFNGEDNNVCQLESFSEEIPGHGHNGSESSLSCSDLAGSVHSSHSSDSVCDQCEKENSQHNHESFQHLSSLSGIWRRRALFLKYRSRVDKQQQSKDSVFFRDGMRRIDFVLSYVDDKEKDAEKKQERRKVYEANLQEAGLEMETEDKSESEDGKTYFLKIHAPWEVLATYADILKIKVPFKANDIPEHRDVPLSWLCTPFRLPTHVMHPEPDYFTSAFDKSKTDFFLIDDKDTLFPPSTRNRIVYYILSRCAYQNIDCQNNDKKGIKRLLNNGTYSAAYPLHDCRYWTQSRDDNCENERYSLYRYWAQFFRFYKEQPLNRIRKYYGEKISIYFAWLGFYTEMLFYAAVVGGICFVYGATTYDQSTWSKEICSENIGGQIVMCPLCDKKCGYWKLNSTCNSTWQSHLFDNVGTVFFAVFMAIWVTLFLELWKRRQARLEYEWDLVDFEEEQQQLQLRPEYEIKCRKRRLNRVTQEMEPYLPLTNQCVRNCVSGVTVLFWIALIIASIIGVIAYRLAVYAAFASVMKDAPTNKIQLVGSIITPQLATSVTASCINFVIIMILNFLYERVAIWITDMEIPKTHLEYENRLTVKMFLFQFVNYYSSCFYVAFFKGKFVGYPGDPAYMFDNKWSGLRNEECDPGGCLIELTTQLVIVMTGKQVWGNIQEALVPWLKNWWVSRSARNHPESLYSRWEQDHDLQHFSQLGLFYEYLEMVIQFGFITLFVASFPLAPLLALLNNILEVRVDAWKLTTQFRRPIASKAHSIGAWQEILHMIAVFSVVTNAFIVAFTSDMIPRLVYLYAYHSGNEPTMQGYIDNSLSIFNISQIPIDNQPEPEENPAWFNSSVITTCRYRDYRYPPGHDKEYAHTMQFWHIIAAKLAFIIIMEHVAFLVKFFVAWMIPDVPSDVTARIRRERYLIQEYLQKYELEKLKVQLSLNGECTCPSESVSVSMRTPVQAQL, from the exons AAGACAACAATGTCTGCCAGTTAGAATCCTTTTCTGAGGAGATTCCTGGCCATGGACACAACGGG tctgaGTCATCTCTGTCCTGCTCAGACCTGGCAGGGTCGGTCCACTCCTCGCACTcctcagacagtgtgtgtgatcagtgCGAGAAGGAGAACTCGCAACACAACCATGAGTCTTTCCAACACCTCTCCAGTCTTTCTGGG ATCTGGAGGAGAAGAGCTCTCTTCCTGAAGTATCGCTCCAGG gTGGACAAGCAGCAGCAGAGCAAAGACTCTGTGTTCTTCAGAGATGGCATGCGGCGGATCGATTTCGTCCTCTCCTACGTGGACGACAAAGAAAAAGACGCCGAGAAGAAGCAG gagaggagaaaggtgTATGAGGCTAACCTCCAAGAAGCTGGACTTGAAATGGAGACAGAGGACAAAtcg GAATCTGAGGATGGCAAAACGTACTTCCTGAAGATCCACGCGCCCTGGGAGGTGCTGGCCACGTATGCCGACATCCTGAAGATCAAGGTGCCCTTCAAGGCCAACGATATCCCAGAGCACCGCGATGTGCCACTGTCCTGGCTCTGCACGCCGTTCCGGCTGCCCACCCATGTCATGCACCCTGAGCCCGACTACTTTACCTCGGCCTTTGACAAGAGCAAGACCGACTTCTTCCTCATCGACGACAAGGACACATTATTCCCCCCGTCCACACGCAACAGAATC GTTTATTACATCCTCTCCCGCTGCGCTTACCAGAACATTGACTGCCAAAACAACGACAAGAAGGGCATCAAGCGGCTACTCAACAACGGGACCTATTCGGCCGCCTACCCCCTGCATGAT TGCAGGTACTGGACACAGTCTCGAGACGATAACTGTGAGAATGAGAGGTACAGCCTCTACCGATACTGGGCCCAGTTTTTCCGCTTCTACAAAGAGCAGCCACTCAACCGCATCCG CAAATACTATGGTGAGAAGATTAGCATCTACTTTGCCTGGCTGGGCTTCTACACAGAAATGCTGTTCTATGCTGCTGTGGTGGGAGGCATCTGCTTTGTCTACGGGGCCACCACTTACGACCAAAGTACCTGGAG taAAGAGATTTGCAGTGAAAACATAGGTGGGCAGATTGTCATGTGTCCTCTGTGCGATAAGAAGTGTGGGTACTGGAAGCTCAACTCCACGTGCAACTCCACATGG CAATCACACTTGTTTGACAACGTGGGGACAGTGTTCTTCGCGGTATTCATGGCTATATGGG TGACTCTGTTCCTGGAGCTGTGGAAGAGGCGGCAGGCACGTCTGGAGTATGAGTGGGACCTGGTGGACTTtgaggaggagcagcagcagctgcagctcaGGCCCGAGTACGAGATCAAGTGCCGCAAGCGACGCCTCAACCGCGTCACACAG GAAATGGAGCCTTACTTACCCCTAACCAACCAGTGTGTGCGCAACTGTGTCTCCGGAGTCACCGTCTTATTCTGG ATAGCGCTAATCATCGCCTCTATCATTGGGGTGATTGCATATCGGCTGGCCGTTTACGCAGCGTTCGCCAGCGTCATGAAAGACGCGCCCACCAACAAGATCCAGCTGGTGGGATCCATTATCACGCCACAGCTGGCCACATCAGTCACGGCCTCCTGCATCAACTTCGTCATTATCATGATCCTCAACTTCCTCTACGAGAGAGTGGCCATCTGGATCACTGatatgg AAATCCCTAAGACCCACCTGGAGTACGAGAACCGGCTGACGGTCAAGATGTTCCTCTTCCAGTTTGTCAACTACTACTCCTCCTGCTTCTATGTAGCCTTTTTCAAGGGCAAGTTTGTCGGTTACCCTGGAGACCCTGCATACATGTTCGACAACAAGTGGAGCGGCCTAAGGAACGAAGAG TGTGACCCTGGCGGCTGTCTGATCGAGCTGACCACCCAGCTAGTGATTGTGATGACAGGCAAGCAGGTGTGGGGGAACATCCAGGAGGCCCTGGTGCC gtggcTAAAGAACTGGTGGGTGAGTCGAAGCGCCCGTAATCACCCTGAGAGTCTGTACAGCCGCTGGGAGCAGGACCACGACCTGCAGCACTTCAGCCAGCTGGGCCTCTTCTATGAATACCTGGAGATGG TGATCCAGTTTGGCTTCATCACTCTCTTCGTGGCCTCCTTCCCGCTGGCTCCACTCCTGGCTCTGCTCAATAACATTCTGGAGGTGCGCGTGGACGCCTGGAAGCTGACCACCCAGTTTCGCCGACCCATCGCCTCCAAGGCCCACAGCATCGGCGCCTGGCAGGAGATCCTCCACATGATCGCCGTCTTCTCCGTCGTCACCAAC gcATTCATCGTGGCGTTCACGTCAGACATGATCCCACGTCTGGTCTACCTGTATGCATATCACTCGGGCAACGAGCCCACCATGCAGGGCTACATTGACAACAGCCTGTCCATCTTCAACATCAGTCAGATCCCCATAGACAACCAACCAGAGCCTGAGGAGAACCCTGCCTGGTTCAACAGCTCCGTCATCACTACCTGCAG GTACCGCGACTACCGCTACCCCCCTGGACATGACAAGGAATACGCACACACCATGCAGTTCTGGCACATCATCGCCGCCAAGTTAGCATTTATCATCATCATGGag
- the ano5a gene encoding anoctamin-5 isoform X1 → MNRIAGKPRDDTLIDVQFNGEDNNVCQLESFSEEIPGHGHNGSESSLSCSDLAGSVHSSHSSDSVCDQCEKENSQHNHESFQHLSSLSGIWRRRALFLKYRSRVDKQQQSKDSVFFRDGMRRIDFVLSYVDDKEKDAEKKQERRKVYEANLQEAGLEMETEDKSESEDGKTYFLKIHAPWEVLATYADILKIKVPFKANDIPEHRDVPLSWLCTPFRLPTHVMHPEPDYFTSAFDKSKTDFFLIDDKDTLFPPSTRNRIVYYILSRCAYQNIDCQNNDKKGIKRLLNNGTYSAAYPLHDCRYWTQSRDDNCENERYSLYRYWAQFFRFYKEQPLNRIRKYYGEKISIYFAWLGFYTEMLFYAAVVGGICFVYGATTYDQSTWSKEICSENIGGQIVMCPLCDKKCGYWKLNSTCNSTWQSHLFDNVGTVFFAVFMAIWVTLFLELWKRRQARLEYEWDLVDFEEEQQQLQLRPEYEIKCRKRRLNRVTQEMEWVLDRSPADFLGKLCICWATVVLWIALIIASIIGVIAYRLAVYAAFASVMKDAPTNKIQLVGSIITPQLATSVTASCINFVIIMILNFLYERVAIWITDMEIPKTHLEYENRLTVKMFLFQFVNYYSSCFYVAFFKGKFVGYPGDPAYMFDNKWSGLRNEECDPGGCLIELTTQLVIVMTGKQVWGNIQEALVPWLKNWWVSRSARNHPESLYSRWEQDHDLQHFSQLGLFYEYLEMVIQFGFITLFVASFPLAPLLALLNNILEVRVDAWKLTTQFRRPIASKAHSIGAWQEILHMIAVFSVVTNAFIVAFTSDMIPRLVYLYAYHSGNEPTMQGYIDNSLSIFNISQIPIDNQPEPEENPAWFNSSVITTCRYRDYRYPPGHDKEYAHTMQFWHIIAAKLAFIIIMEHVAFLVKFFVAWMIPDVPSDVTARIRRERYLIQEYLQKYELEKLKVQLSLNGECTCPSESVSVSMRTPVQAQL, encoded by the exons AAGACAACAATGTCTGCCAGTTAGAATCCTTTTCTGAGGAGATTCCTGGCCATGGACACAACGGG tctgaGTCATCTCTGTCCTGCTCAGACCTGGCAGGGTCGGTCCACTCCTCGCACTcctcagacagtgtgtgtgatcagtgCGAGAAGGAGAACTCGCAACACAACCATGAGTCTTTCCAACACCTCTCCAGTCTTTCTGGG ATCTGGAGGAGAAGAGCTCTCTTCCTGAAGTATCGCTCCAGG gTGGACAAGCAGCAGCAGAGCAAAGACTCTGTGTTCTTCAGAGATGGCATGCGGCGGATCGATTTCGTCCTCTCCTACGTGGACGACAAAGAAAAAGACGCCGAGAAGAAGCAG gagaggagaaaggtgTATGAGGCTAACCTCCAAGAAGCTGGACTTGAAATGGAGACAGAGGACAAAtcg GAATCTGAGGATGGCAAAACGTACTTCCTGAAGATCCACGCGCCCTGGGAGGTGCTGGCCACGTATGCCGACATCCTGAAGATCAAGGTGCCCTTCAAGGCCAACGATATCCCAGAGCACCGCGATGTGCCACTGTCCTGGCTCTGCACGCCGTTCCGGCTGCCCACCCATGTCATGCACCCTGAGCCCGACTACTTTACCTCGGCCTTTGACAAGAGCAAGACCGACTTCTTCCTCATCGACGACAAGGACACATTATTCCCCCCGTCCACACGCAACAGAATC GTTTATTACATCCTCTCCCGCTGCGCTTACCAGAACATTGACTGCCAAAACAACGACAAGAAGGGCATCAAGCGGCTACTCAACAACGGGACCTATTCGGCCGCCTACCCCCTGCATGAT TGCAGGTACTGGACACAGTCTCGAGACGATAACTGTGAGAATGAGAGGTACAGCCTCTACCGATACTGGGCCCAGTTTTTCCGCTTCTACAAAGAGCAGCCACTCAACCGCATCCG CAAATACTATGGTGAGAAGATTAGCATCTACTTTGCCTGGCTGGGCTTCTACACAGAAATGCTGTTCTATGCTGCTGTGGTGGGAGGCATCTGCTTTGTCTACGGGGCCACCACTTACGACCAAAGTACCTGGAG taAAGAGATTTGCAGTGAAAACATAGGTGGGCAGATTGTCATGTGTCCTCTGTGCGATAAGAAGTGTGGGTACTGGAAGCTCAACTCCACGTGCAACTCCACATGG CAATCACACTTGTTTGACAACGTGGGGACAGTGTTCTTCGCGGTATTCATGGCTATATGGG TGACTCTGTTCCTGGAGCTGTGGAAGAGGCGGCAGGCACGTCTGGAGTATGAGTGGGACCTGGTGGACTTtgaggaggagcagcagcagctgcagctcaGGCCCGAGTACGAGATCAAGTGCCGCAAGCGACGCCTCAACCGCGTCACACAG gAGATGGAGTGGGTTCTGGACCGCTCCCCTGCTGATTTTCTTGGCAAGCTGTGCATATGCTGGGCCACAGTGGTGCTGTGG ATAGCGCTAATCATCGCCTCTATCATTGGGGTGATTGCATATCGGCTGGCCGTTTACGCAGCGTTCGCCAGCGTCATGAAAGACGCGCCCACCAACAAGATCCAGCTGGTGGGATCCATTATCACGCCACAGCTGGCCACATCAGTCACGGCCTCCTGCATCAACTTCGTCATTATCATGATCCTCAACTTCCTCTACGAGAGAGTGGCCATCTGGATCACTGatatgg AAATCCCTAAGACCCACCTGGAGTACGAGAACCGGCTGACGGTCAAGATGTTCCTCTTCCAGTTTGTCAACTACTACTCCTCCTGCTTCTATGTAGCCTTTTTCAAGGGCAAGTTTGTCGGTTACCCTGGAGACCCTGCATACATGTTCGACAACAAGTGGAGCGGCCTAAGGAACGAAGAG TGTGACCCTGGCGGCTGTCTGATCGAGCTGACCACCCAGCTAGTGATTGTGATGACAGGCAAGCAGGTGTGGGGGAACATCCAGGAGGCCCTGGTGCC gtggcTAAAGAACTGGTGGGTGAGTCGAAGCGCCCGTAATCACCCTGAGAGTCTGTACAGCCGCTGGGAGCAGGACCACGACCTGCAGCACTTCAGCCAGCTGGGCCTCTTCTATGAATACCTGGAGATGG TGATCCAGTTTGGCTTCATCACTCTCTTCGTGGCCTCCTTCCCGCTGGCTCCACTCCTGGCTCTGCTCAATAACATTCTGGAGGTGCGCGTGGACGCCTGGAAGCTGACCACCCAGTTTCGCCGACCCATCGCCTCCAAGGCCCACAGCATCGGCGCCTGGCAGGAGATCCTCCACATGATCGCCGTCTTCTCCGTCGTCACCAAC gcATTCATCGTGGCGTTCACGTCAGACATGATCCCACGTCTGGTCTACCTGTATGCATATCACTCGGGCAACGAGCCCACCATGCAGGGCTACATTGACAACAGCCTGTCCATCTTCAACATCAGTCAGATCCCCATAGACAACCAACCAGAGCCTGAGGAGAACCCTGCCTGGTTCAACAGCTCCGTCATCACTACCTGCAG GTACCGCGACTACCGCTACCCCCCTGGACATGACAAGGAATACGCACACACCATGCAGTTCTGGCACATCATCGCCGCCAAGTTAGCATTTATCATCATCATGGag
- the ano5a gene encoding anoctamin-5 isoform X3 has protein sequence MNRIAGKPRDDTLIDVQFNGEDNNVCQLESFSEEIPGHGHNGSESSLSCSDLAGSVHSSHSSDSVCDQCEKENSQHNHESFQHLSSLSGVDKQQQSKDSVFFRDGMRRIDFVLSYVDDKEKDAEKKQERRKVYEANLQEAGLEMETEDKSESEDGKTYFLKIHAPWEVLATYADILKIKVPFKANDIPEHRDVPLSWLCTPFRLPTHVMHPEPDYFTSAFDKSKTDFFLIDDKDTLFPPSTRNRIVYYILSRCAYQNIDCQNNDKKGIKRLLNNGTYSAAYPLHDCRYWTQSRDDNCENERYSLYRYWAQFFRFYKEQPLNRIRKYYGEKISIYFAWLGFYTEMLFYAAVVGGICFVYGATTYDQSTWSKEICSENIGGQIVMCPLCDKKCGYWKLNSTCNSTWQSHLFDNVGTVFFAVFMAIWVTLFLELWKRRQARLEYEWDLVDFEEEQQQLQLRPEYEIKCRKRRLNRVTQEMEWVLDRSPADFLGKLCICWATVVLWIALIIASIIGVIAYRLAVYAAFASVMKDAPTNKIQLVGSIITPQLATSVTASCINFVIIMILNFLYERVAIWITDMEIPKTHLEYENRLTVKMFLFQFVNYYSSCFYVAFFKGKFVGYPGDPAYMFDNKWSGLRNEECDPGGCLIELTTQLVIVMTGKQVWGNIQEALVPWLKNWWVSRSARNHPESLYSRWEQDHDLQHFSQLGLFYEYLEMVIQFGFITLFVASFPLAPLLALLNNILEVRVDAWKLTTQFRRPIASKAHSIGAWQEILHMIAVFSVVTNAFIVAFTSDMIPRLVYLYAYHSGNEPTMQGYIDNSLSIFNISQIPIDNQPEPEENPAWFNSSVITTCRYRDYRYPPGHDKEYAHTMQFWHIIAAKLAFIIIMEHVAFLVKFFVAWMIPDVPSDVTARIRRERYLIQEYLQKYELEKLKVQLSLNGECTCPSESVSVSMRTPVQAQL, from the exons AAGACAACAATGTCTGCCAGTTAGAATCCTTTTCTGAGGAGATTCCTGGCCATGGACACAACGGG tctgaGTCATCTCTGTCCTGCTCAGACCTGGCAGGGTCGGTCCACTCCTCGCACTcctcagacagtgtgtgtgatcagtgCGAGAAGGAGAACTCGCAACACAACCATGAGTCTTTCCAACACCTCTCCAGTCTTTCTGGG gTGGACAAGCAGCAGCAGAGCAAAGACTCTGTGTTCTTCAGAGATGGCATGCGGCGGATCGATTTCGTCCTCTCCTACGTGGACGACAAAGAAAAAGACGCCGAGAAGAAGCAG gagaggagaaaggtgTATGAGGCTAACCTCCAAGAAGCTGGACTTGAAATGGAGACAGAGGACAAAtcg GAATCTGAGGATGGCAAAACGTACTTCCTGAAGATCCACGCGCCCTGGGAGGTGCTGGCCACGTATGCCGACATCCTGAAGATCAAGGTGCCCTTCAAGGCCAACGATATCCCAGAGCACCGCGATGTGCCACTGTCCTGGCTCTGCACGCCGTTCCGGCTGCCCACCCATGTCATGCACCCTGAGCCCGACTACTTTACCTCGGCCTTTGACAAGAGCAAGACCGACTTCTTCCTCATCGACGACAAGGACACATTATTCCCCCCGTCCACACGCAACAGAATC GTTTATTACATCCTCTCCCGCTGCGCTTACCAGAACATTGACTGCCAAAACAACGACAAGAAGGGCATCAAGCGGCTACTCAACAACGGGACCTATTCGGCCGCCTACCCCCTGCATGAT TGCAGGTACTGGACACAGTCTCGAGACGATAACTGTGAGAATGAGAGGTACAGCCTCTACCGATACTGGGCCCAGTTTTTCCGCTTCTACAAAGAGCAGCCACTCAACCGCATCCG CAAATACTATGGTGAGAAGATTAGCATCTACTTTGCCTGGCTGGGCTTCTACACAGAAATGCTGTTCTATGCTGCTGTGGTGGGAGGCATCTGCTTTGTCTACGGGGCCACCACTTACGACCAAAGTACCTGGAG taAAGAGATTTGCAGTGAAAACATAGGTGGGCAGATTGTCATGTGTCCTCTGTGCGATAAGAAGTGTGGGTACTGGAAGCTCAACTCCACGTGCAACTCCACATGG CAATCACACTTGTTTGACAACGTGGGGACAGTGTTCTTCGCGGTATTCATGGCTATATGGG TGACTCTGTTCCTGGAGCTGTGGAAGAGGCGGCAGGCACGTCTGGAGTATGAGTGGGACCTGGTGGACTTtgaggaggagcagcagcagctgcagctcaGGCCCGAGTACGAGATCAAGTGCCGCAAGCGACGCCTCAACCGCGTCACACAG gAGATGGAGTGGGTTCTGGACCGCTCCCCTGCTGATTTTCTTGGCAAGCTGTGCATATGCTGGGCCACAGTGGTGCTGTGG ATAGCGCTAATCATCGCCTCTATCATTGGGGTGATTGCATATCGGCTGGCCGTTTACGCAGCGTTCGCCAGCGTCATGAAAGACGCGCCCACCAACAAGATCCAGCTGGTGGGATCCATTATCACGCCACAGCTGGCCACATCAGTCACGGCCTCCTGCATCAACTTCGTCATTATCATGATCCTCAACTTCCTCTACGAGAGAGTGGCCATCTGGATCACTGatatgg AAATCCCTAAGACCCACCTGGAGTACGAGAACCGGCTGACGGTCAAGATGTTCCTCTTCCAGTTTGTCAACTACTACTCCTCCTGCTTCTATGTAGCCTTTTTCAAGGGCAAGTTTGTCGGTTACCCTGGAGACCCTGCATACATGTTCGACAACAAGTGGAGCGGCCTAAGGAACGAAGAG TGTGACCCTGGCGGCTGTCTGATCGAGCTGACCACCCAGCTAGTGATTGTGATGACAGGCAAGCAGGTGTGGGGGAACATCCAGGAGGCCCTGGTGCC gtggcTAAAGAACTGGTGGGTGAGTCGAAGCGCCCGTAATCACCCTGAGAGTCTGTACAGCCGCTGGGAGCAGGACCACGACCTGCAGCACTTCAGCCAGCTGGGCCTCTTCTATGAATACCTGGAGATGG TGATCCAGTTTGGCTTCATCACTCTCTTCGTGGCCTCCTTCCCGCTGGCTCCACTCCTGGCTCTGCTCAATAACATTCTGGAGGTGCGCGTGGACGCCTGGAAGCTGACCACCCAGTTTCGCCGACCCATCGCCTCCAAGGCCCACAGCATCGGCGCCTGGCAGGAGATCCTCCACATGATCGCCGTCTTCTCCGTCGTCACCAAC gcATTCATCGTGGCGTTCACGTCAGACATGATCCCACGTCTGGTCTACCTGTATGCATATCACTCGGGCAACGAGCCCACCATGCAGGGCTACATTGACAACAGCCTGTCCATCTTCAACATCAGTCAGATCCCCATAGACAACCAACCAGAGCCTGAGGAGAACCCTGCCTGGTTCAACAGCTCCGTCATCACTACCTGCAG GTACCGCGACTACCGCTACCCCCCTGGACATGACAAGGAATACGCACACACCATGCAGTTCTGGCACATCATCGCCGCCAAGTTAGCATTTATCATCATCATGGag
- the ano5a gene encoding anoctamin-5 isoform X6, with protein MVDKQQQSKDSVFFRDGMRRIDFVLSYVDDKEKDAEKKQERRKVYEANLQEAGLEMETEDKSESEDGKTYFLKIHAPWEVLATYADILKIKVPFKANDIPEHRDVPLSWLCTPFRLPTHVMHPEPDYFTSAFDKSKTDFFLIDDKDTLFPPSTRNRIVYYILSRCAYQNIDCQNNDKKGIKRLLNNGTYSAAYPLHDCRYWTQSRDDNCENERYSLYRYWAQFFRFYKEQPLNRIRKYYGEKISIYFAWLGFYTEMLFYAAVVGGICFVYGATTYDQSTWSKEICSENIGGQIVMCPLCDKKCGYWKLNSTCNSTWQSHLFDNVGTVFFAVFMAIWVTLFLELWKRRQARLEYEWDLVDFEEEQQQLQLRPEYEIKCRKRRLNRVTQEMEWVLDRSPADFLGKLCICWATVVLWIALIIASIIGVIAYRLAVYAAFASVMKDAPTNKIQLVGSIITPQLATSVTASCINFVIIMILNFLYERVAIWITDMEIPKTHLEYENRLTVKMFLFQFVNYYSSCFYVAFFKGKFVGYPGDPAYMFDNKWSGLRNEECDPGGCLIELTTQLVIVMTGKQVWGNIQEALVPWLKNWWVSRSARNHPESLYSRWEQDHDLQHFSQLGLFYEYLEMVIQFGFITLFVASFPLAPLLALLNNILEVRVDAWKLTTQFRRPIASKAHSIGAWQEILHMIAVFSVVTNAFIVAFTSDMIPRLVYLYAYHSGNEPTMQGYIDNSLSIFNISQIPIDNQPEPEENPAWFNSSVITTCRYRDYRYPPGHDKEYAHTMQFWHIIAAKLAFIIIMEHVAFLVKFFVAWMIPDVPSDVTARIRRERYLIQEYLQKYELEKLKVQLSLNGECTCPSESVSVSMRTPVQAQL; from the exons ATG gTGGACAAGCAGCAGCAGAGCAAAGACTCTGTGTTCTTCAGAGATGGCATGCGGCGGATCGATTTCGTCCTCTCCTACGTGGACGACAAAGAAAAAGACGCCGAGAAGAAGCAG gagaggagaaaggtgTATGAGGCTAACCTCCAAGAAGCTGGACTTGAAATGGAGACAGAGGACAAAtcg GAATCTGAGGATGGCAAAACGTACTTCCTGAAGATCCACGCGCCCTGGGAGGTGCTGGCCACGTATGCCGACATCCTGAAGATCAAGGTGCCCTTCAAGGCCAACGATATCCCAGAGCACCGCGATGTGCCACTGTCCTGGCTCTGCACGCCGTTCCGGCTGCCCACCCATGTCATGCACCCTGAGCCCGACTACTTTACCTCGGCCTTTGACAAGAGCAAGACCGACTTCTTCCTCATCGACGACAAGGACACATTATTCCCCCCGTCCACACGCAACAGAATC GTTTATTACATCCTCTCCCGCTGCGCTTACCAGAACATTGACTGCCAAAACAACGACAAGAAGGGCATCAAGCGGCTACTCAACAACGGGACCTATTCGGCCGCCTACCCCCTGCATGAT TGCAGGTACTGGACACAGTCTCGAGACGATAACTGTGAGAATGAGAGGTACAGCCTCTACCGATACTGGGCCCAGTTTTTCCGCTTCTACAAAGAGCAGCCACTCAACCGCATCCG CAAATACTATGGTGAGAAGATTAGCATCTACTTTGCCTGGCTGGGCTTCTACACAGAAATGCTGTTCTATGCTGCTGTGGTGGGAGGCATCTGCTTTGTCTACGGGGCCACCACTTACGACCAAAGTACCTGGAG taAAGAGATTTGCAGTGAAAACATAGGTGGGCAGATTGTCATGTGTCCTCTGTGCGATAAGAAGTGTGGGTACTGGAAGCTCAACTCCACGTGCAACTCCACATGG CAATCACACTTGTTTGACAACGTGGGGACAGTGTTCTTCGCGGTATTCATGGCTATATGGG TGACTCTGTTCCTGGAGCTGTGGAAGAGGCGGCAGGCACGTCTGGAGTATGAGTGGGACCTGGTGGACTTtgaggaggagcagcagcagctgcagctcaGGCCCGAGTACGAGATCAAGTGCCGCAAGCGACGCCTCAACCGCGTCACACAG gAGATGGAGTGGGTTCTGGACCGCTCCCCTGCTGATTTTCTTGGCAAGCTGTGCATATGCTGGGCCACAGTGGTGCTGTGG ATAGCGCTAATCATCGCCTCTATCATTGGGGTGATTGCATATCGGCTGGCCGTTTACGCAGCGTTCGCCAGCGTCATGAAAGACGCGCCCACCAACAAGATCCAGCTGGTGGGATCCATTATCACGCCACAGCTGGCCACATCAGTCACGGCCTCCTGCATCAACTTCGTCATTATCATGATCCTCAACTTCCTCTACGAGAGAGTGGCCATCTGGATCACTGatatgg AAATCCCTAAGACCCACCTGGAGTACGAGAACCGGCTGACGGTCAAGATGTTCCTCTTCCAGTTTGTCAACTACTACTCCTCCTGCTTCTATGTAGCCTTTTTCAAGGGCAAGTTTGTCGGTTACCCTGGAGACCCTGCATACATGTTCGACAACAAGTGGAGCGGCCTAAGGAACGAAGAG TGTGACCCTGGCGGCTGTCTGATCGAGCTGACCACCCAGCTAGTGATTGTGATGACAGGCAAGCAGGTGTGGGGGAACATCCAGGAGGCCCTGGTGCC gtggcTAAAGAACTGGTGGGTGAGTCGAAGCGCCCGTAATCACCCTGAGAGTCTGTACAGCCGCTGGGAGCAGGACCACGACCTGCAGCACTTCAGCCAGCTGGGCCTCTTCTATGAATACCTGGAGATGG TGATCCAGTTTGGCTTCATCACTCTCTTCGTGGCCTCCTTCCCGCTGGCTCCACTCCTGGCTCTGCTCAATAACATTCTGGAGGTGCGCGTGGACGCCTGGAAGCTGACCACCCAGTTTCGCCGACCCATCGCCTCCAAGGCCCACAGCATCGGCGCCTGGCAGGAGATCCTCCACATGATCGCCGTCTTCTCCGTCGTCACCAAC gcATTCATCGTGGCGTTCACGTCAGACATGATCCCACGTCTGGTCTACCTGTATGCATATCACTCGGGCAACGAGCCCACCATGCAGGGCTACATTGACAACAGCCTGTCCATCTTCAACATCAGTCAGATCCCCATAGACAACCAACCAGAGCCTGAGGAGAACCCTGCCTGGTTCAACAGCTCCGTCATCACTACCTGCAG GTACCGCGACTACCGCTACCCCCCTGGACATGACAAGGAATACGCACACACCATGCAGTTCTGGCACATCATCGCCGCCAAGTTAGCATTTATCATCATCATGGag